A genomic region of Oryza glaberrima chromosome 1, OglaRS2, whole genome shotgun sequence contains the following coding sequences:
- the LOC127757505 gene encoding scarecrow-like protein 1, which translates to MSFIRRADPSTTYADNLYIHKFGTPNSNFAARRYASDTQLFRYGPEPYNPENSFYNQQASPMPYMVTADGHSPSSADNSCSDVAKDSPLVSNVSQQNSQSISDNQSSELEVEFDEDDIRMKLQELEHALLDDSDDILYEISQAGSINDEWADPMKNVILPNSPKESESSISCAGSNNGEPRTPKQLLFDCATALSDYNVDEAQAIITDLRQMVSIQGDPSQRIAAYLVEGLAARIVASGKGIYKALSCKEPPTLYQLSAMQILFEICPCFRFGFMAANYAILEACKGEDRVHIIDFDINQGSQYITLIQFLKNNANKPRHLRITGVDDPETVQRTVGGLKVIGQRLEKLAEDCGVSFEFRAVGANIGDVTPAMLDCRPGEALVVNFAFQLHHLPDESVSIMNERDQLLRMVKGLQPKLVTLVEQDANTNTAPFQTRFREVYDYYAALFDSLDATLPRESPDRMNVERQCLAREIVNILACEGPDRVERYEVAGKWRARMTMAGFTPCPFSSNVISGIRSLLKSYCDRYKFEEDHGGLHFGWGEKTLIVSSAWQ; encoded by the exons ATGTCTTTTATCAGGCGAGCAGACCCGTCAACCACTTACGCAGATAATCTTTACATACATAAATTTGGCactccaaattcaaatttcgcTGCACGAAGATATGCGTCCGACACACAGCTGTTCCGTTATGGGCCTGAGCCATACAATCCTGAGAATTCCTTTTACAATCAACAGGCCTCACCAATGCCGTACATGGTAACAGCTGATGGCCATTCTCCATCTTCTGCAGACAATTCCTGCTCAGATGTGGCAAAAGACTCACCATTGGTGTCCAATGTATCTCAGCAGAATTCTCAGTCTATATCAGACAATCAGAGTTCTGAACTTGAAGTAGAGTTTGATGAAGATGATATCAGGATGAAGCTTCAGGAGCTGGAGCATGCTTTACTTGATGATAGTGATGACATCTTGTATGAGATTTCCCAGGCAGGTAGCATTAACGATGAATGGGCTGATCCAATGAAGAATGTCATACTCCCTAACTCACCAAAAGAATCGGAATCAAGCATCAGTTGTGCTGGTAGCAACAATGGAGAACCACGGACCCCAAAGCAGTTGCTCTTTGACTGTGCAACGGCATTATCTGATTATAATGTAGATGAAGCACAGGCAATCATAACGGACCTCCGGCAGATGGTCTCAATCCAAGGGGACCCTTCTCAGAGGATTGCAGCCTATCTAGTGGAAGGTCTTGCAGCAAGAATAGTAGCTTCAGGGAAAGGCATATACAAGGCCTTGTCGTGCAAAGAGCCCCCGACTCTTTATCAGCTTTCGGCAATGCAAATCCTCTTTGAAATCTGCCCGTGCTTCCGATTTGGTTTCATGGCTGCTAATTATGCTATACTTGAAGCCTGCAAAGGTGAAGATAGAGTGCACATTATAGACTTTGACATTAATCAGGGCAGCCAGTACATTACACTGATACAGTTTCTGAAAAATAATGCAAATAAGCCTCGTCATTTGAGAATAACTGGTGTGGATGATCCTGAAACGGTACAGAGGACCGTTGGCGGTTTGAAGGTCATTGGTCAACGTCTAGAGAAACTTGCAGAGGACTGTGGGGTATCTTTTGAGTTCAGGGCAGTTGGTGCTAACATTGGGGATGTTACACCTGCAATGCTAGATTGTCGTCCTGGGGAAGCACTAGTTGTCAATTTTGCATTCCAGCTGCACCACCTTCCTGACGAGAGCGTTTCAATTATGAATGAAAGGGACCAACTCCTTCGAATGGTGAAGGGTCTGCAACCAAAGCTCGTCACACTGGTTGAGCAGGATGCCAATACCAATACTGCTCCATTTCAGACAAG GTTCCGTGAGGTTTATGATTATTATGCTGCACTTTTTGATTCACTGGACGCGACACTTCCAAGGGAAAGTCCGGATAGAATGAATGTGGAGCGGCAATGTCTTGCTCGTGAAATTGTCAACATCTTGGCTTGCGAAGGTCCTGATCGTGTGGAGAG ATATGAAGTTGCTGGAAAATGGAGGGCAAGAATGACAATGGCTGGCTTCACACCATGCCCATTTAGTAGCAATGTCATCAGCGGGATAAGATCGTTACTGAAGTCGTACTGTGACAGATACAAGTTCGAGGAGGACCATGGGGGACTTCACTTCGGCTGGGGAGAGAAAACTCTAATCGTCTCCTCCGCATGGCAATAG
- the LOC127782077 gene encoding F-box protein SKP2A-like: MDGEQLMSGELDNSFNALMVSGEGESGQAHHEGTGTTLLGWKDLPMELLLRILSMAGDDRMVIVGSGVCTGWRDTLEWGVTNLSLSWCQAHMNDLVMSLAQKFTKLQVLSLRQIKPQLEDSAVEAVANNCHDLRELDLSRSFRLSDRSLYALAHGCPHLTRLNISGCSNFSDAALAYLSSQCKNLKCLNLCGCVRAVSDRALQAIACNCGQLQSLNLGWCDSVTDKGVTSLASGCPELRALDLCGCVLITDESVVALANGCPHLRSLGLYYCQNITDRAMYSLAANSRRVRSKGRSWDAAARKNAGAGADGLASLNISQCTALTPPAVQAVCDSFPALHTCPERHSLIISGCLSLTSVHCACAHHPHRHGRAILSNHAY, translated from the exons atggacgGTGAGCAGCTGATGAGTGGTGAATTGGACAATTCGTTCAACGCACTTATGGTTTCTGGAGAGGGTGAGAGTGGACAGGCACATCATGAGGGCACAGGGACTACCTTGTTAGGTTGGAAGGACCTTCCCATGGAGCTGCTCCTGCGGATATTATCGATGGCTGGAGACGACAGGATGGTAATCGTGGGCTCTGGTGTTTGCACCGGTTGGCGTGATACATTAGAATGGGGAGTCACGAATCTTTCTCTTTCGTG GTGCCAGGCTCACATGAATGACTTGGTGATGTCACTTGCTCAGAAATTTACGAAGCTGCAAGTTCTTTCTTTACGGCAAATCAAACCTCAGCTCGAGGACAGTGCAGTGGAGGCTGTAGCAAATAACTGTCATGATTTACGCGAGTTGGATCTTAGCAGAAGCTTTAGGCTTAGCGACCGATCGTTGTATGCTCTGGCACATGGATGCCCCCATCTTACAAGGCTCAACATCAGTGGATGTTCCAATTTCAGCGATGCTGCTTTGGCCTATCTCAGTAGCCAGTGCAAGAACCTGAAATGCCTGAATCTGTGCGGGTGTGTGAGGGCAGTTTCCGACAGAGCATTGCAG GCCATCGCCTGTAACTGTGGTCAGCTTCAGTCTTTGAACCTAGGCTGGTGTGATAGTGTAACTGACAAGGGAGTGACCAGCTTGGCATCAGGGTGCCCTGAACTTCGGGCTCTGGACTTGTGTGGCTGTGTTCTGATAACAG ATGAGAGCGTGGTCGCTCTTGCCAATGGCTGCCCTCACCTGCGGTCGCTGGGGCTCTACTACTGCCAGAACATCACCGACCGGGCAATGTACTCGCTGGCGGCGAACAGCCGGCGGGTGAGGAGCAAAGGCCGGAGCtgggacgcggcggcgaggaagaacgccggcgccggcgccgacgggctGGCCAGCCTGAACATCAGCCAGTGCACGGCGCTGACGCCGCCGGCGGTCCAGGCGGTGTGCGACTCCTTCCCGGCGCTCCACACGTGCCCGGAGCGGCACTCCCTCATCATCAGCGGATGCCTCAGCCTCACCTCCGTCCACTGCGCCTGCGCTCACCACCCGCACCGCCATGGGAGGGCCATCCTCTCCAACCATGCCTACTAG
- the LOC127757495 gene encoding uncharacterized protein LOC127757495, translated as MPIEMPRGLPFAVDTWGPSSRRRRHRFLTHAHRDHLVAAGGAADSGECPGAVYATRLTLDLALRHFPRLERGEFVEMEVGKTVVVDDPAGAFSVTAYDANHCPGAVMFLFEGQFGSILHTGDCRLTPDCVQNLPLKYIAKKGKENICRLDFVFLDCTFSKCFLKLPSKESAIQQVIACIWKHPHAPFVYLACDLLGHEEILIEVSRTFGSKIYVDKRRNSDCFRALSLIAPEIITEDPSCRFQILGFQNLYDKACTKIEEARASLQPEPLFIRPSTQWYAHCAQSQKPSLTEAVLDGCGVWHICFSIHSSRDELEQALELLHPQWVISTTPPCFAMELSYVKKKCFKTCLTADDPLWKIFKNPLRKSVSSPSTLLDSDTHTNEDHSISVDDDHDHSASPSGEECTDFDICTLELKFMPSPPVQEPDITLFGRARFGSEEIDIMREELCNQRIAVEEARAYSTTYLICDGSSEVETCPNSRTDFVIVQASKSQQSYSGYEDEDPSCQCAASPRQLESRSILSLPIGECSLSPVVDNPKKSEVVIESESTNHAESSNLCMVRRGYSGSEDDCQRAASPRQLEKLSIRSSPIGECSLSPVADKPEKSEVVIESESTNLAESSNLCMVRGEETTDCERGTLCVIGSSKCLNASLKRLYRSRNVPVPRPLPSLVGLLESTKRMKMQPGSDGSSLNSWHTLPRR; from the exons ATGCCGATAGAGATGCCGCGGGGGCTCCCCTTCGCCGTCGACACGTGGggcccctcctcccgccgccgccgccaccgcttccTCACCCACGCGCACCGGGaccacctcgtcgccgccggcggcgccgccgactccGGGGAATGCCCCGGCGCCGTCTACGCGACGCGGCTCACCCTCGACCTCGCCCTCCGCCACTTTCCCCGG CTTGAGCGGGGGGAGTTCGTGGAGATGGAGGTGGGGaagacggtggtggtggacgaCCCCGCCGGGGCCTTCTCCGTCACGGCGTACGACGCCAATCACTGCCCTG GGGCGGTTATGTTCTTGTTCGAGGGTCAATTCGGTAGCATTCTGCACACGGGGGACTGTCGGCTGACGCCAGATTGTGTACAGAATTTGCCACTGAAGTACATAGcaaagaaagggaaagaaaacaTTTGCCGTTTAGACTTTGTGTTCCTGGACTGCACATTTTCCAAATGCTTCCTCAAGCTACCAAGCAAGGAGTCAGCTATTCAGCAG GTTATAGCTTGCATATGGAAGCATCCTCATGCTCCATTTGTCTATCTTGCATGTGATCTTCTTGGTCACGAAGAGATCCTAATTGAGGTGTCAAGGACATTTGGATCAAAGATTTATGTTGACAAGAGAAGGAACTCGGACTGTTTTCGAGCTCTATCTCTCATAGCCCCAGAAATCATCACTGAAGATCCATCTTGTCGATTCCAG ATTCTTGGATTCCAAAACTTGTATGACAAAGCATGTACAAAGATTGAAGAGGCAAGGGCTAGCCTTCAGCCTGAACCTCTATTTATCCGTCCCTCAACACAGTGGTATGCGCACTGTGCTCAAAGCCAGAAACCTAGCCTAACAGAAGCTGTGCTGGATGGTTGTGGGGTCTGGCACATTTGTTTCTCCATCCATTCCTCTCGTGATGAGTTAGAACAGGCCTTGGAACTTCTCCATCCTCAATGGGTAATTTCAACAACACCACCATGCTTTGCCATGGAATTGAGCTATGTaaagaaaaaatgtttcaagaCCTGCTTAACTGCTGATGATCCACTGTGGAAGATATTCAAGAATCCTCTCCGAAAGTCAGTGTCCTCCCCTTCTACATTGCTGGATTCCGACACACACACAAATGAAGATCACTCGATTTCTGTCGATGATGATCATGATCATTCAGCCTCTCCTAGTGGTGAAGAATGTACAGACTTTGATATCTGCACACTTGAACTGAAGTTCATGCCATCCCCTCCAGTTCAGGAACCAGATATTACACTGTTTGGAAGAGCAAGATTTGGCTCTGAAGAAATTGACATAATGAGAGAAGAACTGTGCAATCAGCGCATTGCTGTTGAAGAAGCCAGGGCATATTCAACaacatatttgatctgtgatggTAGCAGTGAAGTTGAAACATGTCCAAATTCACGGACTGATTTTGTCATAGTGCAAGCATCGAAGTCCCAACAGAGTTATTCAGGATATGAAGATGAGGACCCGTCTTGTCAGTGTGCTGCATCCCCAAGGCAATTAGAAAGTCGCTCAATCCTGTCTTTACCTATTGGTGAGTGCAGTTTGTCACCGGTGGTTGATAACCCTAAAAAGTCTGAAGTTGTTATAGAGTCAGAATCAACAAATCATGCTGAAAGTTCAAACCTTTGCATGGTCAGAAGGGGTTATTCAGGATCTGAAGATGATTGTCAGCGTGCTGCATCCCCAAGGCAATTAGAAAAACTCTCAATCCGGTCTTCACCTATTGGTGAGTGCAGTTTGTCACCGGTGGCTGATAAACCTGAAAAGTCTGAAGTTGTTATAGAGTCAGAATCAACAAATCTTGCTGAAAGTTCAAACCTTTGCATGGTCAGAGGAGAAGAAACAACAGATTGTGAAAGGGGTACCTTGTGCGTTATTGGATCATCGAAATGCTTGAATGCAAGTTTGAAGAGGCTGTACAGATCAAGGAATGTCCCTGTCCCACGACCTCTCCCGTCCCTTGTTGGACTTTTGGAATCCACTAAACGGATGAAAATGCAACCTGGCAGTGATGGTAGTTCGTTGAATTCATGGCACACCTTACCTAGGAGATAA
- the LOC127769385 gene encoding putative esterase C31F10.02, with protein MAKLAGRGSNGATDEALREWRHHGSKFYDTFTVSGLRVDAIQPGRVLCSFTVPPRLTNARSKRMHGGAVASLVDLVGSAVFFAGGSPKTGVTVEITVSYLDAARANEEIEMEARVLGIGETTGCVTVEVRRKGAGEVLAHGRITKYLAVSSKL; from the exons ATGGCGAAGCTGGCAGGCCGCGGCAGCAACGGCGCCACCGACGAGGCGCTGCGGGAGTGGCGGCATCACGGCAGCAAGTTCTACGATACGTTCACCGTCTCTGGCCTCCGCGTCGACGCCATCCAGCCCGGCCGCGTCCTCTGCTCCTTCACCGTCCCTCCTCGCCTCACG AATGCAAGGAGCAAACGCATGCATGGGGGCGCGGTGGCGTCTCTGGTGGACCTGGTGGGGTCTGCCGTGTTCTTCGCCGGCGGCTCGCCGAAGACGGGGGTCACCGTCGAGATCACCGTCTCCTACCTCGACGCAGCCCGTGCAAAC GAGGAGATCGAGATGGAGGCGAGGGTTCTGGGCATCGGCGAGACGACCGGGTGCGTCACCGTGGAGGTGAGGAGGAagggcgccggcgaggtgctgGCGCACGGCCGGATCACCAAGTATCTCGCTGTCTCGAGTAAACTGTGA
- the LOC127760735 gene encoding inactive protein kinase SELMODRAFT_444075-like isoform X1, with amino-acid sequence MYSALSRIYSAARRRLGLLIASLPGGHDGGRRRRRGRGDDRSSATSTPVSTPMSMYSVIAAGDDHPTPASSVAAEAADGSAAAGGGAAVQPAALPPLLPPPQMVVLALDATRDHREEEIRMALRAVVTRGDILRAGGDSLLVLGVLHAITNPSEGHAPPSFPTVGYQTKACIDSFAGTNLRLLSDQVKAKAEFYQNKLHHDVEELSKVGINVTLKVSPGSPAKFVIINEVKSSKAAWVVLDRHFRRDFKYLEKHIACKVAVFQDNLVVQPLKIIRTIPPSKSMGEVKALQHLAVSLDLRSETLDTDTHSVLTKSSPVSYFASLSYHEMHETSSVVGSSMSYLTPSMSAMSLTTIDRTDSLSNGKGVEGNMFYHYDSSERPVLCAGCGLKSVLYIKESMKFPFSEIQAATSEFSNENLLGEGGFGHVYKGQLKDGQVIAAKVHKEASSQGYTEFFSEVQVLSFARHRNIVMLLGYCCKESYNILVYEYICNKSLEWHLFDKDANLLEWHKRHAIALGIAKGLRFLHEECRAGPIIHRDLRPSNVLLTHDFVPMLGDFGLAKWKASNASIHTRILGQSGYLAPEYAEYGIVSVRTDVYAFGIVLFQLISGRKVLDECGGQCTHILQWAEPLVESLALHELIDERIAETYDTYGLYHLARAAYLCVRTNPEQRPSMGEVVRLIESENEHIRDLSRQFIPHFTK; translated from the exons atgtaCTCCGCGCTGTCGCGAATAtactccgccgcgcgccgccgcctcggcctacTAATAGCCTCGCTCCCGGGCGGCCACGatgggggaaggcggcggcggcgggggcgtggGGACGACCGGAGCAGCGCCACCAGCACCCCGGTCAGCACGCCCATGTCGATGTACTCGGTCATCGCGGCCGGGGACGACCACCCCACGCCGGCGTCGTCGGTGGCCGCGGAGGCTGCCGATgggagcgccgccgcgggcggcggggcagcgGTCCAGCCCGCGgccctgccgccgctgctgccgccgccgcagatggTGGTGCTGGCGCTCGACGCGACGAGGGACCACCGGGAGGAGGAGATCAGGATGGCGCTCAGGGCGGTGGTCACGCGCGGGGACAtcctccgcgccggcggcgactcccTCCTCGTGCTCGGCGTGCTCCACGCCATCACCAATCCCAGTGAGGGCCACGCTCCCCCTTCTTTTCCCACGG TGGGATACCAAACCAAGGCATGTATTGATTCTTTTGCCGGGACGAACTTGCGATTACTAAGTGATCAGGTTAAGGCGAAAGCTGAATTCTACCAAAACAAGCTCCATCATGACGTGGAGGAGCTAAGCAAAGTCGGG ATTAATGTGACCCTTAAGGTATCTCCTGGATCACCAGCCAAGTTTGTCATTATCAATGAAGTCAAATCCAGCAAAGCTGCTTGGGTTGTACTAGATAG gcACTTCAGGAGAGATTTCAAGTACTTAGAAAAGCACATTGCCTGCAAGGTGGCAGTATTTCAGGATAACTTGGTGGTGCAGCCATTGAAGATAATTAGGACAATTCCACCGAGCAAAAGCATGGGGGAAGTAAAGGCTCTGCAGCACCTAGCAGTATCACTCGACCTGCGTTCGGAGACATTAGATACTGACACTCATAGTGTGTTGACCAAGTCATCACCTGTAAGTTATTTTGCCTCTCTAAGCTATCACGAGATGCATGAAACATCCAGTGTGGTCGGGAGCAGCATGTCATATTTGACACCATCAATGAGCGCCATGTCTCTCACAACGATTGACAGAACTGATTCCTTGTCCAACG GTAAAGGTGTTGAAGGAAACATGTTCTACCACTATGATTCATCAGAGCGACCAGTTCTGTGTGCTGGTTGTGGTCTAAAGTCAGTTCTTTACATAAAGGAATCTATGAAATTCCCCTTCTCAGAGATTCAAGCTGCAACGTCTGAATTCTCAAATGAGAATTTGCTGGGTGAGGGTGGGTTTGGGCATGTTTACAAGGGCCAACTCAAGGATGGCCAGGTCATAGCAGCTAAAGTACACAAGGAAGCAAGCTCACAGGGCTATACCGAGTTCTTCTCTGAAGTACAAGTTCTCAGCTTTGCCCGGCACCGAAATATTGTCATGCTGCTTGGGTATTGTTGCAAAGAAAGCTACAACATTTTGGTGTATGAGTACATATGCAACAAATCCCTTGAGTGGCATTTATTTG ACAAGGACGCAAACTTACTGGAATGGCACAAGAGGCATGCTATTGCCCTTGGTATAGCAAAAGGGCTGCGTTTTCTACACGAAGAATGTCGTGCTGGTCCAATTATTCATCGGGATTTGCGCCCAAGCAATGTACTTTTGACACATGACTTTGTTCCTATG CTTGGGGACTTTGGTCTTGCAAAATGGAAGGCTAGCAATGCTTCTATCCATACAAGGATTCTGGGGCAATCAGG ATACTTGGCTCCCGAATATGCTGAATATGGCATAGTTTCTGTCAGAACAGATGTTTATGCCTTTGGGATTGTTCTTTTCCAGCTGATATCTGGTCGCAAGGTGCTTGATGAATGTGGAGGGCAGTGTACACATATATTACAATGG gcTGAACCTTTGGTCGAGAGTCTTGCACTACATGAACTAATTGATGAGCGCATTGCAGAAACATACGATACGTATGGGCTGTATCATCTAGCAAGAGCTGCATATCTTTGTGTCAGGACAAACCCAGAACAGCGGCCTTCTATGGGAGAGGTTGTTCGTCTTATTGAGTCAGAAAATGAACACATCAGAGATTTGTCCCGGCAATTCATCCCACACTTTACCAAGTGA
- the LOC127760735 gene encoding inactive protein kinase SELMODRAFT_444075-like isoform X2 — translation MYSALSRIYSAARRRLGLLIASLPGGHDGGRRRRRGRGDDRSSATSTPVSTPMSMYSVIAAGDDHPTPASSVAAEAADGSAAAGGGAAVQPAALPPLLPPPQMVVLALDATRDHREEEIRMALRAVVTRGDILRAGGDSLLVLGVLHAITNPMGYQTKACIDSFAGTNLRLLSDQVKAKAEFYQNKLHHDVEELSKVGINVTLKVSPGSPAKFVIINEVKSSKAAWVVLDRHFRRDFKYLEKHIACKVAVFQDNLVVQPLKIIRTIPPSKSMGEVKALQHLAVSLDLRSETLDTDTHSVLTKSSPVSYFASLSYHEMHETSSVVGSSMSYLTPSMSAMSLTTIDRTDSLSNGKGVEGNMFYHYDSSERPVLCAGCGLKSVLYIKESMKFPFSEIQAATSEFSNENLLGEGGFGHVYKGQLKDGQVIAAKVHKEASSQGYTEFFSEVQVLSFARHRNIVMLLGYCCKESYNILVYEYICNKSLEWHLFDKDANLLEWHKRHAIALGIAKGLRFLHEECRAGPIIHRDLRPSNVLLTHDFVPMLGDFGLAKWKASNASIHTRILGQSGYLAPEYAEYGIVSVRTDVYAFGIVLFQLISGRKVLDECGGQCTHILQWAEPLVESLALHELIDERIAETYDTYGLYHLARAAYLCVRTNPEQRPSMGEVVRLIESENEHIRDLSRQFIPHFTK, via the exons atgtaCTCCGCGCTGTCGCGAATAtactccgccgcgcgccgccgcctcggcctacTAATAGCCTCGCTCCCGGGCGGCCACGatgggggaaggcggcggcggcgggggcgtggGGACGACCGGAGCAGCGCCACCAGCACCCCGGTCAGCACGCCCATGTCGATGTACTCGGTCATCGCGGCCGGGGACGACCACCCCACGCCGGCGTCGTCGGTGGCCGCGGAGGCTGCCGATgggagcgccgccgcgggcggcggggcagcgGTCCAGCCCGCGgccctgccgccgctgctgccgccgccgcagatggTGGTGCTGGCGCTCGACGCGACGAGGGACCACCGGGAGGAGGAGATCAGGATGGCGCTCAGGGCGGTGGTCACGCGCGGGGACAtcctccgcgccggcggcgactcccTCCTCGTGCTCGGCGTGCTCCACGCCATCACCAATCCCA TGGGATACCAAACCAAGGCATGTATTGATTCTTTTGCCGGGACGAACTTGCGATTACTAAGTGATCAGGTTAAGGCGAAAGCTGAATTCTACCAAAACAAGCTCCATCATGACGTGGAGGAGCTAAGCAAAGTCGGG ATTAATGTGACCCTTAAGGTATCTCCTGGATCACCAGCCAAGTTTGTCATTATCAATGAAGTCAAATCCAGCAAAGCTGCTTGGGTTGTACTAGATAG gcACTTCAGGAGAGATTTCAAGTACTTAGAAAAGCACATTGCCTGCAAGGTGGCAGTATTTCAGGATAACTTGGTGGTGCAGCCATTGAAGATAATTAGGACAATTCCACCGAGCAAAAGCATGGGGGAAGTAAAGGCTCTGCAGCACCTAGCAGTATCACTCGACCTGCGTTCGGAGACATTAGATACTGACACTCATAGTGTGTTGACCAAGTCATCACCTGTAAGTTATTTTGCCTCTCTAAGCTATCACGAGATGCATGAAACATCCAGTGTGGTCGGGAGCAGCATGTCATATTTGACACCATCAATGAGCGCCATGTCTCTCACAACGATTGACAGAACTGATTCCTTGTCCAACG GTAAAGGTGTTGAAGGAAACATGTTCTACCACTATGATTCATCAGAGCGACCAGTTCTGTGTGCTGGTTGTGGTCTAAAGTCAGTTCTTTACATAAAGGAATCTATGAAATTCCCCTTCTCAGAGATTCAAGCTGCAACGTCTGAATTCTCAAATGAGAATTTGCTGGGTGAGGGTGGGTTTGGGCATGTTTACAAGGGCCAACTCAAGGATGGCCAGGTCATAGCAGCTAAAGTACACAAGGAAGCAAGCTCACAGGGCTATACCGAGTTCTTCTCTGAAGTACAAGTTCTCAGCTTTGCCCGGCACCGAAATATTGTCATGCTGCTTGGGTATTGTTGCAAAGAAAGCTACAACATTTTGGTGTATGAGTACATATGCAACAAATCCCTTGAGTGGCATTTATTTG ACAAGGACGCAAACTTACTGGAATGGCACAAGAGGCATGCTATTGCCCTTGGTATAGCAAAAGGGCTGCGTTTTCTACACGAAGAATGTCGTGCTGGTCCAATTATTCATCGGGATTTGCGCCCAAGCAATGTACTTTTGACACATGACTTTGTTCCTATG CTTGGGGACTTTGGTCTTGCAAAATGGAAGGCTAGCAATGCTTCTATCCATACAAGGATTCTGGGGCAATCAGG ATACTTGGCTCCCGAATATGCTGAATATGGCATAGTTTCTGTCAGAACAGATGTTTATGCCTTTGGGATTGTTCTTTTCCAGCTGATATCTGGTCGCAAGGTGCTTGATGAATGTGGAGGGCAGTGTACACATATATTACAATGG gcTGAACCTTTGGTCGAGAGTCTTGCACTACATGAACTAATTGATGAGCGCATTGCAGAAACATACGATACGTATGGGCTGTATCATCTAGCAAGAGCTGCATATCTTTGTGTCAGGACAAACCCAGAACAGCGGCCTTCTATGGGAGAGGTTGTTCGTCTTATTGAGTCAGAAAATGAACACATCAGAGATTTGTCCCGGCAATTCATCCCACACTTTACCAAGTGA